In the genome of Myxococcus stipitatus, one region contains:
- a CDS encoding HAD-IB family hydrolase produces MPSKAAFFDVDGTLVKTNVVHVYAYYAMNRGSVLGMAGRTLSTALSIPLFGAMDTLDRKTFNEFFYRYYAGLSEDRLITIAEDMFEDVLRPALFEQSQDLIDQARRSGCKVVLVTGALDFTMRPLARHLGADDMIANKMQFVGGKATGKVIPPIIEGANKANAIRAYCTKEGLTLDKCHGYSDSASDYAMLAVVGRPTAVNPDLRLRSIARAYNWPILDLK; encoded by the coding sequence ATGCCCTCGAAAGCCGCATTTTTCGATGTCGACGGGACGCTCGTGAAGACGAACGTCGTCCACGTCTACGCGTACTACGCGATGAACCGGGGCTCCGTGTTGGGCATGGCGGGGCGGACGCTGAGCACCGCCCTGAGCATCCCGCTCTTCGGAGCCATGGACACGTTGGACCGCAAGACGTTCAACGAGTTCTTCTACCGCTACTACGCGGGGTTGAGTGAGGACCGGCTCATCACCATCGCCGAGGACATGTTCGAGGACGTGCTCAGGCCCGCGCTCTTCGAGCAGTCCCAGGACCTCATCGACCAGGCGCGCCGCAGCGGGTGCAAGGTCGTGCTCGTCACCGGCGCGCTGGACTTCACCATGCGTCCGCTCGCCCGGCACCTGGGCGCCGACGACATGATCGCCAACAAGATGCAGTTCGTGGGCGGCAAGGCCACCGGCAAGGTCATCCCGCCCATCATCGAGGGCGCCAACAAGGCCAACGCCATCCGCGCCTACTGCACCAAGGAGGGCCTGACACTGGACAAGTGCCACGGCTACTCCGACAGCGCCTCTGACTACGCCATGCTCGCGGTGGTGGGCCGTCCCACCGCGGTGAACCCGGACCTGCGGCTGCGCTCCATCGCGCGCGCCTACAACTGGCCCATCCTCGACCTCAAGTAA
- a CDS encoding AMP-binding protein, whose translation MSLPPELNVSQVFSGKRVLFAGATGFVGKVTLSMLLHRYGQELERVYVLVRKGSAASAERRFFDKVATSEPFQPLRDAYGEDGALEFLRGKCEVLDGDITDPWVGLEESRVAELTGKVHAFINCAGLVSFNPSLEVGLNVNTHGVKYAVELALRWGVPLIHMSTSFVAGNRSGLVFEDEEVRGYFPRKDQLDGRDFSLEQELKDAERIVARLREQADDRALTSTFRKKALDRLAEEGRDVNDEKTLRLAVGRERKLWLSGELVRAGMERAAHWGWPNTYTYTKSLGEQVMAGTPGLRYSIVRPSIVESAKHYPFPGWNEGFTTSAPLAFAGIKGPGGIPAGENTILDIIPVDQVAGATIGITAHAMQVEERRVYQLASGDVNPFYASRSVELVGLYRRRYYRNRETGNKLLNHLRSRLEPQPVSKREFELFSAPMLVKGARFLKKTIDEVRPAWGAPAVQAMLDKAKVSLDEVEESNTGLIALTELFLPFLYENRYVFRCDNTRSVYERMVHADRLKIPWDPERIDWRAYFMETHLPGLEKWVFPGLEEEREKRTVIPANRDLLEMFEATVHAYRHRVAFRMVAGEREERFTFGEVHRYAARVGSFLLRAGLKPGERVLLVSENRPEWGTCFFGILRAGGTMVPVDPGLSEAEIINIAKRAQARVCLFSEEAAKDFPGLLDALGSDVVIASLAEAMTGDPSAKDDRIGPVRKSASPDDIASLIFTSGTTGTPKGVMLTHRNFASLVAKLAGVFDVGVGDGVLSVLPLHHTFEFSAGFLTPFSRGAEITYIDELTSDRLGEVFETGRISAMIGVPALWQLLHRKLTQEFSSRPPIIEQGIKALMATHGELRNRANVNLGKLLFWPVHRKFGGRLKVLVSGGSALPEEVNKAFHELGFNITEGYGLTEAAPVLAVAEPGNKRTPGSVGKPLPGIEVRILHPDNDGIGEVLAKGPNVMAGYFGDGDATQAVLREGWLHTGDLGRVDAEGRLFLVGRAKDVIIDHNGKNIYPDELEELYQEHPHIKELSIVGLPDDAGGEKVACLCVPDYRDRPREEVRRELEEHFRKTGAGMPHYRRMKVLRFWDGELARTSTRKVKRKLVVEELQRLERMAASTAKAREKVSTATQGAGGAADWLFPLIAEVCHRPLSDVRPETNLAGDLGFDSLMLTELSSALEAAGVPLPAIEDLTQVQTVEDLRKVVVASGRRPSAETRAKDISQQNVKAEEVEIPVPDVVADVGRQLLSFGQKVLYGGVFDVKVTGRPFIPQNRNFLVIANHASHLDAGLVRVVLEEQGERLISLAARDYFFDTPLKRAWFENFTNLVPIERHGSLRESLRQAGEALRQGYNVLIFPEGTRSPTGELQEFKSTLGYLALTYRVDVLPLYIHGAFEALPKGSVFPKSKDLKVSIGPALGHEALRARTQGMARSESYRYATRIAEDAVRELRDGRVLHLGSPPSVDVSVMPQQTPSGGSQS comes from the coding sequence ATGTCACTGCCCCCCGAGCTGAATGTCTCCCAGGTCTTCTCTGGCAAGCGCGTGTTGTTCGCCGGCGCCACGGGCTTCGTGGGCAAGGTGACCCTGTCCATGCTGCTGCACCGCTATGGGCAGGAGCTGGAGCGCGTGTACGTGCTCGTCCGCAAGGGCAGCGCGGCCTCCGCCGAGCGGCGCTTCTTCGACAAGGTGGCCACGAGCGAGCCCTTCCAGCCGCTGCGCGACGCCTACGGCGAGGACGGCGCGCTGGAGTTCCTGCGCGGCAAGTGCGAGGTGCTGGACGGCGACATCACGGACCCGTGGGTGGGCCTGGAAGAGTCGCGGGTGGCGGAGCTCACCGGCAAGGTCCACGCCTTCATCAACTGCGCGGGCCTGGTGTCCTTCAACCCGTCGCTGGAGGTGGGGCTCAACGTCAACACCCACGGCGTGAAGTACGCGGTGGAGCTGGCGCTGCGGTGGGGCGTGCCCCTCATCCACATGTCCACGTCCTTCGTGGCGGGCAACCGCAGCGGGCTCGTGTTCGAGGACGAGGAGGTCCGCGGCTACTTCCCCAGGAAGGACCAGCTGGACGGGCGCGACTTCAGCCTGGAGCAGGAGCTCAAGGACGCCGAGCGCATCGTGGCGCGGCTGCGCGAGCAGGCCGATGACCGCGCGCTGACGTCCACCTTCCGCAAGAAGGCGCTGGACCGGCTGGCCGAGGAAGGCCGCGACGTCAACGACGAGAAGACGCTGCGCCTGGCGGTGGGCCGCGAGCGCAAGCTGTGGCTGAGCGGCGAGCTGGTGCGCGCGGGCATGGAGCGCGCGGCGCACTGGGGCTGGCCCAACACGTACACGTACACGAAGTCGCTGGGTGAGCAGGTCATGGCGGGCACGCCGGGGCTTCGCTACTCCATCGTCCGGCCCTCCATCGTGGAGAGCGCGAAGCACTATCCGTTCCCGGGCTGGAACGAGGGCTTCACCACCTCCGCCCCGCTGGCGTTCGCCGGCATCAAGGGCCCCGGTGGCATCCCCGCGGGTGAGAACACCATCCTGGACATCATCCCGGTGGACCAGGTGGCGGGCGCGACCATCGGCATCACGGCGCACGCCATGCAGGTGGAGGAGCGGCGCGTCTACCAGCTCGCCTCCGGCGACGTGAATCCGTTCTACGCCAGCCGCTCCGTGGAGCTCGTCGGCCTGTACCGGCGGCGCTACTACCGCAATCGCGAGACGGGCAACAAGCTGCTCAACCACCTGCGCTCGCGGCTGGAGCCGCAGCCGGTCAGCAAGCGCGAGTTCGAGCTGTTCAGCGCGCCCATGCTCGTCAAGGGCGCCCGCTTCCTGAAGAAGACCATCGACGAGGTGCGGCCCGCGTGGGGCGCGCCCGCGGTGCAGGCCATGCTGGACAAGGCCAAGGTCTCGCTCGACGAGGTGGAGGAGAGCAACACCGGCCTCATCGCGCTGACGGAGCTCTTCCTCCCCTTCCTCTACGAGAACCGCTACGTCTTCCGCTGCGACAACACGCGCTCGGTCTACGAGCGCATGGTGCACGCGGACCGGCTGAAGATTCCGTGGGACCCGGAGCGCATCGACTGGCGCGCGTACTTCATGGAGACGCACCTGCCGGGCCTGGAGAAGTGGGTGTTCCCCGGCCTGGAGGAGGAGCGCGAGAAGCGCACCGTCATCCCCGCGAACAGGGACCTCCTGGAGATGTTCGAGGCCACGGTGCATGCCTATCGGCACCGGGTGGCCTTCCGCATGGTCGCGGGCGAGCGGGAGGAGCGCTTCACGTTCGGCGAGGTGCACCGCTATGCCGCGCGCGTGGGCAGCTTCCTCCTGCGCGCGGGCCTGAAGCCCGGCGAGCGCGTGCTGCTGGTGTCCGAGAACCGGCCCGAGTGGGGCACGTGCTTCTTCGGCATCCTGCGCGCGGGCGGGACGATGGTCCCGGTGGACCCCGGCCTGAGCGAGGCGGAGATCATCAACATCGCCAAGCGAGCACAGGCGCGCGTGTGCCTGTTCTCCGAGGAGGCGGCGAAGGACTTCCCGGGGCTGCTGGACGCGCTGGGCAGTGACGTCGTCATCGCGAGCCTCGCCGAGGCCATGACGGGCGACCCGTCGGCCAAGGACGACCGGATTGGTCCGGTGCGCAAGTCCGCGTCGCCGGATGACATCGCGAGCCTCATCTTCACGTCCGGCACGACGGGCACGCCCAAGGGCGTGATGCTCACCCACCGCAACTTCGCGTCGCTGGTGGCGAAGCTCGCGGGCGTGTTCGACGTGGGCGTGGGCGACGGCGTGCTGTCCGTGCTGCCGCTGCACCACACGTTCGAGTTCTCCGCGGGCTTCCTCACCCCGTTCTCGCGCGGCGCGGAAATCACATACATCGACGAGCTCACGTCGGACCGGCTGGGCGAGGTCTTCGAGACGGGCCGCATCAGCGCGATGATTGGCGTGCCCGCGCTCTGGCAGCTGCTGCACCGCAAGCTGACGCAGGAGTTCTCCAGCCGTCCGCCCATCATCGAGCAGGGCATCAAGGCGCTGATGGCCACGCACGGGGAGCTGCGCAACCGGGCCAACGTCAACCTGGGCAAGCTCCTGTTCTGGCCGGTGCACCGCAAATTCGGCGGGCGCCTCAAGGTGCTGGTGTCCGGTGGCTCCGCGCTGCCCGAGGAAGTGAACAAGGCCTTCCACGAGCTGGGCTTCAACATCACGGAAGGCTACGGGCTGACGGAGGCCGCGCCGGTGCTCGCCGTCGCGGAGCCGGGCAACAAGCGCACGCCGGGCTCGGTGGGCAAGCCCCTGCCGGGCATCGAGGTGCGCATCCTCCACCCGGACAACGACGGCATTGGCGAGGTGCTGGCCAAGGGCCCCAACGTCATGGCGGGCTACTTCGGTGACGGCGACGCCACGCAGGCGGTGCTGCGCGAGGGCTGGCTGCACACCGGTGACCTGGGCCGCGTGGACGCGGAGGGCCGACTGTTCCTGGTGGGCCGCGCCAAGGACGTCATCATCGACCACAACGGGAAGAACATCTACCCGGACGAGCTCGAGGAGCTGTACCAGGAGCACCCGCACATCAAGGAGCTGTCCATCGTCGGCCTGCCCGACGACGCGGGCGGCGAGAAGGTGGCGTGCCTGTGCGTGCCGGACTACCGCGACCGGCCCCGCGAGGAGGTCCGCCGCGAGCTGGAGGAGCACTTCCGCAAGACGGGCGCGGGCATGCCCCACTACCGGCGCATGAAGGTGCTGCGCTTCTGGGATGGGGAGCTGGCCCGCACGTCCACGCGCAAGGTGAAGCGCAAGCTGGTGGTGGAGGAGCTGCAGCGGCTGGAGCGCATGGCCGCGAGCACCGCCAAGGCGCGCGAGAAGGTCTCCACGGCGACGCAGGGCGCGGGGGGAGCCGCGGACTGGCTCTTCCCGCTCATCGCCGAGGTGTGCCACCGGCCGCTCTCGGACGTGCGTCCGGAGACGAACCTCGCGGGAGACCTGGGCTTCGACTCGCTGATGCTCACGGAGCTGTCCTCCGCGCTCGAGGCTGCGGGCGTGCCGCTGCCGGCCATCGAGGACCTGACACAGGTGCAGACGGTGGAGGACCTGCGCAAGGTGGTGGTGGCCTCGGGCCGCCGGCCTTCCGCGGAGACGCGCGCCAAGGACATCTCCCAGCAGAACGTGAAGGCGGAAGAGGTGGAGATTCCGGTGCCGGACGTCGTCGCGGACGTGGGCCGGCAGCTGCTGTCCTTCGGCCAGAAGGTCCTCTACGGCGGCGTGTTCGACGTGAAGGTGACGGGGCGTCCCTTCATCCCGCAGAACCGCAACTTCCTCGTCATCGCCAACCACGCCAGCCACCTGGACGCTGGCCTGGTGCGCGTGGTGCTGGAGGAACAGGGAGAGCGGCTCATCTCGCTGGCCGCGCGCGACTACTTCTTCGACACGCCGCTCAAGCGCGCGTGGTTCGAGAACTTCACCAACCTGGTGCCCATCGAGCGACATGGCTCGCTGCGCGAGTCGCTGCGTCAGGCCGGTGAGGCGCTGCGCCAGGGCTACAACGTCCTCATCTTCCCGGAGGGCACGCGCTCGCCCACCGGGGAGCTGCAGGAGTTCAAGTCCACGCTGGGCTACCTGGCGCTCACGTACCGGGTGGACGTGCTGCCGCTCTACATCCACGGGGCCTTCGAGGCGCTGCCCAAGGGCAGCGTGTTCCCCAAGTCCAAGGACCTCAAGGTCAGCATCGGCCCCGCGCTCGGGCACGAGGCGCTGCGCGCGCGCACGCAGGGCATGGCGCGCTCGGAGAGCTACCGCTACGCCACGCGCATCGCCGAGGACGCGGTGCGGGAGCTGCGCGACGGGCGCGTGCTGCACCTGGGCAGCCCGCCGTCGGTGGACGTCAGCGTCATGCCCCAGCAGACGCCTTCGGGAGGGTCTCAGTCGTGA
- a CDS encoding GGDEF domain-containing protein, which translates to MSGDETRVTKISALDLRSQRSTECCLVQIHGPELGKKYLLDDSELTIGRDQHNHIVVDLDNVSRRHARVLGRGGKMLVEDLSSTNGTYLNDQEVLQAQPLRSGDLIKVGGSIFKFLDGDNIETQYHETIYTLTIADGLTGINNKRFFLEYLEREMGRSSRYQRTLTLMMFDIDHFKQINDVHGHLAGDYVLRELAQSIKRLVRREQCFARYGGEEFAVVMPEDGPDKARLFAEKIRKLIAEKAFVYDEKEIPVTISIGVAEMASDMTEPTHFIKVADANLYKAKKTGRNRVVG; encoded by the coding sequence ATGTCAGGCGACGAAACGCGCGTCACCAAGATCTCCGCACTGGACCTGCGCTCACAGCGCAGCACCGAGTGCTGCCTCGTCCAGATTCACGGCCCGGAGCTCGGCAAGAAGTACCTGCTCGACGACTCCGAGCTGACCATCGGAAGAGACCAGCACAACCACATCGTGGTGGACCTGGACAACGTCTCCCGTCGGCATGCTCGCGTGCTGGGGCGGGGCGGGAAGATGCTGGTGGAGGATTTGAGCTCCACCAATGGCACCTACCTGAACGACCAGGAAGTGCTCCAGGCCCAACCGCTGCGCAGCGGCGACCTCATCAAGGTCGGCGGCTCCATCTTCAAGTTCCTCGATGGCGACAACATCGAGACCCAGTACCACGAGACCATCTACACGCTGACCATCGCGGACGGTCTCACCGGCATCAACAACAAGCGCTTCTTCCTCGAGTATCTCGAGCGGGAGATGGGGCGCTCCAGCCGCTACCAGCGCACGCTGACGTTGATGATGTTCGACATCGACCACTTCAAGCAGATCAACGACGTCCACGGGCACCTGGCCGGGGACTACGTGCTGCGCGAGCTGGCCCAGTCCATCAAGCGGCTGGTGCGCCGCGAGCAGTGCTTCGCCCGCTACGGCGGCGAGGAGTTCGCCGTCGTCATGCCCGAGGACGGGCCGGACAAGGCGCGCTTGTTCGCGGAGAAGATTCGCAAGCTCATCGCGGAGAAGGCCTTCGTCTACGACGAGAAGGAGATTCCCGTGACCATCTCCATCGGCGTGGCGGAGATGGCGTCCGACATGACGGAGCCCACCCACTTCATCAAGGTGGCGGACGCCAACCTGTACAAGGCCAAGAAGACGGGCCGGAACCGGGTGGTCGGCTAG
- a CDS encoding NAD-dependent epimerase/dehydratase family protein, whose amino-acid sequence MKLLVTGGTGFLGAHLVPRLVAAGHTVRLIGRTRPTGPAYAGTEYVAGDLKDRDAVRRSLEGVEGVYHLAGLVSFQPKDGRKMFELHVDCTRELLRDVREAGVQRVVLASTSGTTAVSKDEAVLDESADYPLSVVSRWPYYLSKIYEEKLSLEYCRKHSIPLVVLNPSLLMGPGDDRLSSTWMVVKFLNRELPAMPGGGMSFVDVRDAADAFHSALTRGEVYGRHLMGVNMTMTEFFHRLERLTGVAAPRLKLPSQVNILGSQLLERWAKLRGTPAPLDPQEVEIGEHYFWLDAAKAEAELGFRARDAQETLADTVKHIYGKLPPGSLPGTKGRLGDLRQGT is encoded by the coding sequence GTGAAGCTGCTGGTGACGGGAGGCACGGGGTTCCTGGGCGCGCATCTGGTGCCCAGGCTGGTGGCGGCCGGTCACACGGTGCGCCTCATCGGCCGCACGCGGCCCACGGGTCCTGCCTACGCGGGCACGGAGTACGTCGCGGGTGACTTGAAGGACCGGGACGCGGTGCGCCGCTCGCTGGAGGGCGTGGAGGGCGTCTATCACCTGGCGGGGCTCGTCTCCTTCCAGCCCAAGGACGGGCGGAAGATGTTCGAGCTGCACGTGGACTGCACGCGGGAGCTGCTGCGCGACGTGCGCGAGGCGGGCGTCCAGCGCGTCGTGCTCGCCTCCACCTCCGGCACCACGGCGGTGTCCAAGGACGAGGCGGTGCTGGACGAGTCCGCCGACTACCCGCTCTCCGTGGTGTCGCGCTGGCCGTACTACCTCTCCAAAATCTACGAAGAGAAGCTGTCGCTGGAGTACTGCCGCAAGCACTCCATCCCGCTCGTCGTCCTCAACCCGAGCCTGCTCATGGGCCCGGGGGATGACCGGCTCTCCTCGACGTGGATGGTGGTGAAGTTCCTCAACCGGGAGCTCCCGGCGATGCCCGGTGGCGGCATGTCCTTCGTGGACGTGCGCGACGCGGCGGACGCGTTCCACAGCGCGCTCACGCGGGGCGAGGTATACGGGCGCCACCTGATGGGCGTGAACATGACGATGACGGAGTTCTTCCATCGTCTGGAGCGCCTCACGGGCGTGGCGGCGCCGCGGCTCAAGCTGCCCTCGCAGGTGAACATCCTGGGCAGCCAGCTGCTGGAGCGCTGGGCGAAGCTGCGTGGGACGCCCGCGCCGCTGGACCCGCAGGAAGTGGAGATTGGCGAGCACTACTTCTGGCTGGACGCCGCCAAGGCGGAGGCCGAGCTGGGCTTCCGCGCGCGCGACGCGCAGGAGACGCTGGCCGACACCGTGAAGCACATCTACGGGAAGCTGCCGCCCGGGAGCCTGCCGGGCACCAAGGGCCGGCTCGGGGACCTGCGCCAGGGCACCTGA
- a CDS encoding lactate racemase domain-containing protein has product MRPFKTLQKLYDEESQVVITEKGSPPRALFYGEGFLQEDLPVGTRVIFPRPPMAGVPNVKAAIRWAINHPEGMDPLHALLKPGMRLTCVIDDISVPLPPMVTPDVRQSILEVVLELAADSGVDDVHLVIANALHRRMTEAEMRRMVGQKIFDAYYPDRYYNHDAEDPDGIVALERTAHGEEVSVNRRVAESDLIVYVNVNFVPMNGGHKSMGTGVSNYKSLRHHHNPKTIRDSDSYMEPKSSALYRSNERIGRNIDKHLKVFHIETTLNNRMFGAPTDFLAKKEEDYTETDRLKFQALRYTLSKLPRAAARKVLNAIPAPYDVTGVYAGATEPTHAKTLETSWKQYVVPVEGQSDIVIFPIPFVSPYSVNSILNPLLVQVMGLGYFFNLNRGVPLVKKGGVLILLHPAYDEFDPEHHPSYIEFFHRLLPETRDSMKLEHKYEKEFAENPSYVHLYRKNNAYHGVHPFYMWYWGENGRQHVGKVIVAGAENNHVPALMGWDRTDTLTEAIEEARGFMGRSATISLLRIAPTVMVDVK; this is encoded by the coding sequence ATGCGCCCGTTCAAGACGCTCCAGAAGCTGTACGACGAGGAAAGCCAGGTCGTCATCACCGAGAAGGGCAGCCCCCCGCGCGCCCTCTTCTACGGTGAGGGATTCCTCCAGGAAGACCTGCCCGTCGGCACCCGGGTCATCTTCCCCCGGCCGCCCATGGCCGGCGTGCCCAACGTCAAGGCCGCCATCCGCTGGGCCATCAACCACCCGGAGGGCATGGACCCGCTGCACGCCCTGCTCAAGCCGGGCATGCGCCTGACGTGTGTCATCGACGACATCAGCGTGCCCCTGCCCCCCATGGTGACGCCCGACGTGCGTCAGTCCATCCTGGAGGTGGTGCTGGAGCTGGCCGCCGACAGCGGCGTGGATGACGTGCACCTGGTCATCGCCAACGCGCTGCACCGCCGCATGACGGAGGCGGAGATGCGGCGCATGGTGGGCCAGAAGATCTTCGACGCCTACTACCCGGACCGCTACTACAACCACGACGCGGAGGACCCGGACGGCATCGTCGCCCTGGAGCGCACCGCGCACGGCGAAGAGGTCTCCGTCAACCGCCGCGTCGCGGAGAGCGACCTCATCGTCTACGTGAATGTGAACTTCGTGCCCATGAACGGCGGGCACAAGTCCATGGGCACCGGCGTCTCCAACTACAAGTCGCTCCGGCACCACCACAATCCGAAGACCATCCGCGACTCGGACAGCTACATGGAGCCGAAGTCCAGCGCGCTCTACCGCAGCAACGAGCGCATTGGCCGCAACATCGACAAGCACCTGAAGGTCTTCCACATCGAGACCACGCTGAACAACCGCATGTTCGGCGCGCCCACCGACTTCCTCGCGAAGAAGGAAGAGGACTACACCGAGACGGACCGGCTGAAGTTCCAGGCCCTGCGCTACACGCTGTCCAAGCTGCCCCGCGCGGCGGCGCGCAAGGTGCTCAACGCCATCCCCGCGCCGTACGACGTCACGGGCGTGTACGCCGGGGCCACCGAGCCCACGCACGCCAAGACGCTGGAGACCAGCTGGAAGCAGTACGTGGTGCCGGTGGAGGGACAGAGCGACATCGTCATCTTCCCCATCCCGTTCGTGTCGCCCTACAGCGTCAACTCCATCCTCAACCCGCTGCTCGTGCAGGTGATGGGGCTGGGCTACTTCTTCAACCTCAACCGCGGCGTGCCGCTGGTGAAGAAGGGCGGCGTGCTCATCCTGCTGCACCCGGCCTACGACGAGTTCGACCCGGAGCACCACCCCAGCTACATCGAGTTCTTCCACCGGCTGCTGCCGGAGACGCGCGACTCCATGAAGCTGGAGCACAAGTACGAGAAGGAGTTCGCGGAGAACCCCAGCTACGTGCACCTGTACCGCAAGAACAACGCCTACCACGGCGTGCACCCGTTCTACATGTGGTACTGGGGCGAGAATGGCCGCCAGCACGTGGGCAAGGTCATCGTCGCGGGCGCGGAGAACAACCACGTCCCGGCGCTGATGGGCTGGGACCGCACCGACACGCTCACCGAGGCCATCGAGGAGGCGCGCGGCTTCATGGGCCGCTCCGCCACCATCAGCCTCTTGCGCATTGCGCCCACGGTGATGGTGGACGTGAAGTGA
- a CDS encoding SWIB/MDM2 domain-containing protein has protein sequence MAAKKAAAKKAPAAKKAPAAKKRAPNASFMKEMTPSAALAEIVGSKPLPRTEVVKKLWAYIKKNNLQDAKNKRQINADDKLKPIFGGKKNVTMFEMTALVNKQLS, from the coding sequence ATGGCCGCCAAGAAAGCTGCTGCGAAGAAGGCTCCCGCTGCGAAGAAGGCTCCCGCTGCGAAGAAGCGCGCCCCGAACGCGTCGTTCATGAAGGAGATGACTCCTTCTGCCGCGCTGGCCGAGATTGTCGGCTCCAAGCCGCTGCCGCGCACCGAGGTCGTCAAGAAGCTCTGGGCTTACATCAAGAAGAACAACCTTCAGGATGCGAAGAACAAGCGGCAGATCAACGCCGACGACAAGCTCAAGCCCATCTTTGGTGGCAAGAAGAACGTCACCATGTTCGAGATGACCGCGCTGGTGAACAAGCAGCTGAGCTGA
- a CDS encoding NAD-dependent epimerase/dehydratase family protein codes for MRALITGAGGFLGVWLAQALAARGDTVTCLLRPGGDASGLSGIDYTRADGDVTDPASLRPAVEGQDVVFHLAGVRRGATREDFMRVNAEGTRHLCDAMVAAGHRPRLVLVGSLAAMGPSTPSRPHVEEDPFRPHEWYGESKAEAERIAFSYGYRLPVTVSRPPRILGPRDRENLTFFRLVKKGLRLELGGGPRPLTLVDVEDVVDALILQAEHPRAVGEAFFCAGPGGKTLSLEGVQDLCAQALGLQPRTARVSPWVLKTIASAADGLSRVSGRKLPLNRKLARQLLAPAWTCSGAKAERLLGFRPQRDLEDSIRRSALWYVEHGWL; via the coding sequence ATGAGAGCCCTCATCACCGGCGCTGGTGGCTTCCTGGGAGTCTGGCTGGCCCAAGCCCTCGCGGCGCGCGGGGACACCGTGACGTGCCTGCTCCGCCCCGGTGGGGATGCCTCTGGCCTCTCGGGCATCGACTACACCCGCGCGGACGGAGACGTGACGGACCCCGCCTCGCTGCGGCCCGCGGTGGAGGGACAGGACGTCGTCTTCCACCTGGCGGGGGTTCGCCGCGGCGCGACACGCGAGGACTTCATGCGCGTCAACGCCGAGGGCACGCGCCACCTCTGCGACGCCATGGTGGCCGCGGGCCACCGCCCTCGGCTGGTGCTGGTGGGCTCGCTGGCGGCCATGGGCCCCTCCACCCCCTCCCGCCCGCATGTCGAGGAGGACCCCTTCCGGCCCCACGAGTGGTACGGCGAGAGCAAGGCGGAGGCGGAGCGCATCGCCTTCTCCTATGGATACCGGCTGCCGGTGACGGTGTCCCGCCCGCCTCGCATCCTGGGTCCCCGGGACCGCGAGAACCTCACCTTCTTCCGGCTGGTGAAGAAGGGCCTGCGCCTGGAGCTCGGGGGGGGCCCCCGCCCCCTCACCCTGGTTGACGTGGAGGACGTGGTGGACGCGCTCATCCTGCAGGCCGAGCACCCGCGCGCCGTGGGCGAGGCCTTCTTCTGCGCGGGCCCGGGCGGCAAGACGCTCTCATTGGAGGGCGTGCAGGACCTGTGCGCCCAGGCCCTGGGGCTCCAGCCCCGCACGGCGCGCGTCAGCCCCTGGGTGCTGAAGACCATCGCCTCCGCGGCGGACGGCCTCTCCCGCGTGTCCGGCCGCAAGCTGCCCTTGAACCGGAAGCTGGCGCGGCAGCTGCTCGCGCCCGCCTGGACCTGTTCCGGCGCGAAGGCCGAGCGCCTCCTCGGGTTCCGCCCTCAAAGGGACCTGGAGGACTCCATCCGCCGCAGCGCCCTCTGGTACGTCGAACACGGCTGGCTCTAG